One region of Halohasta litchfieldiae genomic DNA includes:
- a CDS encoding ribose 1,5-bisphosphate isomerase, which translates to MSNPQLHPDIEETAAKIASMEIRGAATIAAAAATALRTQAIECTAATPQDFESTLRAAARRLHTTRPTAVSLPNALRYVLRRMAGETVGTLRAGVINAADEFVDRLDRAQADLGAVGANRLRDGDTVMTHCHSTDALACIETAVDQGKSISAIVKETRPRNQGHITARELREMGVDVTLIVDSAARRYLNAVDHVIVGADSIAADGSVINKIGTSGLAVNARDRGTPVMAAAQTIKLHPDTLTGHTVEIEMRDEREVIDSETRDSIGDITVDNPAFDVTPPRYVDAIITERGQFPPESIVTLMRELFGESVDEPWEESKREKDV; encoded by the coding sequence ATGTCGAATCCACAGCTCCATCCGGACATCGAGGAGACCGCCGCCAAGATCGCCTCGATGGAGATTCGGGGGGCCGCAACGATTGCGGCGGCCGCCGCCACCGCACTCCGGACCCAGGCTATCGAGTGTACGGCGGCCACACCGCAGGATTTCGAGTCGACGCTCCGGGCGGCGGCCCGCCGACTCCATACCACGCGACCGACGGCGGTCAGTCTCCCCAACGCGCTCCGATATGTCCTCCGGCGGATGGCTGGCGAAACCGTCGGCACGCTCCGAGCAGGGGTAATCAACGCAGCCGACGAGTTCGTCGACCGACTCGACCGGGCACAGGCCGATCTCGGCGCGGTCGGTGCCAACCGACTCCGGGACGGCGACACCGTGATGACCCACTGCCACTCGACGGACGCGCTGGCCTGTATCGAGACCGCCGTCGACCAAGGAAAATCGATCTCGGCGATTGTCAAGGAGACCCGGCCCCGAAATCAGGGCCATATTACGGCGCGTGAACTCCGTGAGATGGGCGTCGACGTGACGCTGATCGTCGACAGCGCGGCCCGTCGCTATTTAAATGCGGTCGACCACGTCATCGTTGGTGCCGACAGCATCGCCGCCGACGGCAGCGTCATCAACAAGATCGGGACCAGCGGGCTTGCAGTCAACGCGCGAGATCGTGGCACGCCTGTCATGGCCGCCGCCCAGACGATCAAGCTCCATCCCGACACGCTGACCGGTCACACTGTCGAGATCGAGATGCGGGACGAACGCGAGGTGATCGACAGCGAGACCCGGGATTCGATTGGCGACATAACTGTCGACAACCCCGCCTTCGACGTGACGCCGCCGCGTTACGTCGACGCGATCATCACCGAACGCGGTCAGTTCCCGCCCGAGAGCATCGTCACGCTGATGCGGGAGCTGTTCGGCGAGAGCGTCGACGAGCCGTGGGAGGAATCCAAGCGGGAGAAAGACGTGTGA
- a CDS encoding bacterio-opsin activator domain-containing protein, with product MSNRMQLLGESLDALPVNVSVLDPEGMILQTNQSWQEFGEQNGIRMRPDTAGVNYLNVCDRSKTETATAARRGLTELLAGERQQFQLEYPCHSPVEQRWFLLVAVPVILDQKRHAVVAHINITDQKRRERQLEAEVARLEALTDLTAAVREITQTVISQSTRSEIEQAVCDQLAGANGYDCARIGEVDGRTGRFTVRASAGRFGSIQECTESDELFGATVIREAVWTGQLQTTTHRRENTAFDWRQDAPPVATKRAVAAVPIRHAETLYSVLTIYTVRPDAFSTEERTTLSELGEVVGHAIAASERTQALMSDELIEVELRIRDLFPHESPSTDWTVEITQTVAGPDDDYTMYGTTTEAEIEAVAAVIDPLDVAAVTVIGGSGESVRIALRLSQQCVIPLLASHGWSTETAVLSNGDCYLTVHLPSGDNVREMVETVCEVFPNTELLARRQIHVDSQVDMEIQESAVAELTNRQRTVLQTAYAAGYFQWPRDATGAEIAESLGIAPPTFHQHLRVGQQKLMDTIFGELPVAV from the coding sequence ATGAGCAATCGCATGCAGTTGTTGGGAGAATCACTGGATGCGCTCCCGGTGAACGTCTCCGTGTTGGACCCCGAGGGAATGATCCTCCAGACCAATCAATCGTGGCAGGAGTTCGGCGAACAAAACGGGATTCGGATGCGACCGGATACCGCCGGTGTCAACTATCTAAACGTCTGTGACCGGTCGAAGACGGAGACAGCGACAGCCGCACGCCGGGGGCTCACGGAGCTACTCGCAGGGGAACGCCAACAGTTCCAGCTGGAGTACCCCTGTCATTCGCCGGTCGAACAGCGCTGGTTTCTGCTCGTGGCGGTGCCGGTGATACTCGATCAAAAGCGACACGCTGTCGTCGCCCACATCAACATCACCGACCAGAAACGCCGCGAGCGGCAACTCGAAGCGGAGGTCGCGCGTCTGGAAGCGCTCACCGATCTCACGGCTGCGGTCAGAGAGATCACCCAGACCGTCATCAGCCAGTCGACGCGGTCGGAGATCGAACAGGCAGTCTGTGACCAATTGGCCGGAGCAAACGGCTACGACTGTGCGCGGATCGGCGAGGTCGACGGCCGAACCGGGAGGTTCACTGTTCGAGCCAGTGCGGGCCGCTTTGGATCGATCCAGGAGTGCACCGAGTCCGACGAGCTGTTCGGTGCGACCGTGATTCGGGAAGCGGTCTGGACCGGACAGCTACAGACGACCACCCACAGGCGGGAAAACACGGCCTTCGACTGGAGACAGGACGCGCCACCGGTCGCGACAAAGCGTGCCGTTGCGGCGGTGCCGATCAGGCATGCCGAGACGCTGTACAGCGTCCTCACGATCTATACGGTGCGACCCGACGCCTTCAGCACCGAGGAGCGAACCACGCTCTCGGAACTCGGGGAGGTCGTCGGCCACGCAATCGCTGCCAGCGAGCGGACACAGGCCCTGATGAGCGACGAGCTCATCGAGGTCGAACTCCGGATTCGGGATCTGTTTCCCCACGAATCCCCGTCGACCGACTGGACCGTTGAGATCACCCAAACCGTCGCTGGCCCGGATGACGACTACACGATGTACGGAACGACGACCGAAGCCGAGATCGAGGCGGTTGCCGCAGTCATCGATCCCCTGGATGTGGCGGCGGTGACCGTTATCGGCGGTTCGGGTGAGTCGGTTCGGATCGCACTCCGACTCTCTCAGCAGTGTGTGATCCCGCTGCTCGCATCGCATGGCTGGTCGACCGAGACGGCAGTGCTCTCCAACGGCGACTGTTATCTGACGGTCCATCTCCCCTCGGGTGATAACGTTCGAGAGATGGTCGAGACCGTTTGTGAGGTATTTCCCAACACGGAACTGCTGGCCCGCAGGCAGATCCACGTCGACTCACAGGTCGACATGGAGATCCAGGAGTCGGCGGTGGCCGAACTCACCAACCGCCAGCGAACTGTGCTCCAGACCGCCTACGCGGCGGGCTACTTCCAGTGGCCGCGGGACGCAACCGGCGCGGAGATCGCCGAGAGCCTCGGGATCGCGCCGCCAACCTTTCACCAGCACCTCCGCGTCGGACAGCAGAAACTCATGGACACGATCTTCGGAGAGCTACCAGTCGCAGTTTAA